The Phragmites australis chromosome 1, lpPhrAust1.1, whole genome shotgun sequence genomic interval CTCGTCAAGGAACTGCTCGAGAACCCCGAGGACGAGATGTGCAAGACCATGGCCAACATTATTAAGCGCGGCATGAACACCAGGGGAGTTCTGGTGAACACGTTTGAGTCGTTGGAGAGCCAGGCAGTGCAGGCGCTTAGGGATCCCCTTTGCGTCTCCGGCCAGGTGCTGCCTCCAATCTACTGCGTTGGGCCGTTGGTTGGCAATGGCGCGAGGGATGGTGAAAAGGCGGAGAGGCACGAGTGCCTCGCTTGGCTCGACGCTCAGCCTGAGCGCAGCGTCGTGTTCCTATGCTTCGGGAGCATGGGTGCACTCCCCGAGGAGCAGCTCAAAGAGATCGCCGTCGGCCTTGACAAGTCCAGTCAACGATTCCTGTGGGTCGTGCGCACGCCGGCCAGCATCGATGACCCAAAGAGGTTCTTGGAGCAACGCCCCGATCCGGACCTCGATGCACTTCTGCCGGAGGAATTCTTGGAGCGGACCAAGGACCGGGGCCTCGTCGTCAAGTCTTGGGCACCGCAGGTGGAAGTACTCCACCACCCGGCGACGGGGGCATTCGTGACCCATTGTGGGTGGAACTCGACGCAGGAGGGCATCATGGCGGGGATCCCAATGTTGTGCTGGCCGTTGTATGCGGAGCAGAagatgaacaaggtgttcatgACCGAGGACATGGGCGTCGGAGTGGAGATGGAGGGGTACAGGATGGGTTTCATCAAGGCCGAGGAGGTTGAGGCGAAGGTGAGGCTGGTGATGGAGTCTACGGAGGGGAGGGAGCTCAAGGCACGAGTGGCGGCCCGCAAGAAAGAAGCGGAGGCCGCGCTAGAGGTTGGTGGGTCGTCTCAGGCGGCGTTTCTTCAGTTCTTGTCCGACGTGGAGAATATTGGAGAGCAGCTCGGCAAGTGACGAATTTACCGTTGCGTTTGGTGCCTTTGTTAGTTCTGTTCTCCACCAACATACCATAATTTTCTACGTCATATCATTTGTTTGTCTATTCACAACTTTTTTTACGCTATGTGAAGTTCAATAATCCTACAGAGCGTTGCATTATGAAGAGTTTGGTCGTTGGTTGGGCGCGCTCTATGAAAATTATTCCTGGACACAGCTGGCCAGTGCTCAATCCCAGCTAGTTCTAGAATTGGTCGAATTTTTTTAGATGGAACGGGATTTTCATTAACCACTAGTTCCGGTTAAGTTCACTGGAAACTAGACCATAAACAAAGTCCGACGCTTAATTGATCAAAATCGCAGGGTGAGAGTAGGCGAGTCAGCATGTGACTTGCACTAAGACTATTCTAACTAAGGATATCAATAGGGACCGATTCCTCCGCGAACTCATAGGAGACAAGGATGAAAAGTTACTCCCTGTCCCTGTTTccgctatatatatatatatatatatatatgtcttagtATACAAATGTATAAACATTATATTACatagagtaaataataaattactcttattcttttttatctaaTTTATGCTATTTAATCGATCTTTATTAATTAATCTCGTATATatcaataaattatttatttatacaacatacatattgttaatatatagaaataatcaaatataattCAATTTTACCTCCTCATTGGGATCCGATCCCCACAAAATTCCCTATGAAGATGGAGATTGGAGAAATTTTCCCCTGATAGCTAAATGAGGACAGAGATGGAAAAGCATTTCTCGGCAGGAATCGAAcctgttgccatccctaatCCTAATTAGAACATACTCTCGCTGAttacaaatataggtcgttttagcctcatcaattattctctaaatataagtcattctcgaacttctatgcacttttttctcttttgttcccttcttacccttgtttaataaatgatattattctcacaaatgaatgtgttatcttttccaatgcagaataaataaagggcaacaaggtcatttgatctatttttttaatctctgtgcacaagtctaaaacgacctacatttgcaatcgaagGGAGTATGATATCCTGATATTTCAAGTAAGCCCACCTACAGGCATGAATCAAGTAATCAACCTAGTTGGGGCGGCCCAAGTTCCTCTATCACACTGGGCTAGTGAAATTATATCTGTCTCGATCTAACAAGAGGTGCTTAGTTCCGTCCAAAAAGGGGTTCACTGCTAGGGTCCCTTGTCCTTCACTGGCTGATCGAGGGCTAGattgttttagctttagatCGTAAGaatctaatttattttataaaatttgcagaaactcaTTTCCACTAGATTATAGACTGTGTAATTTTATAAGTATAGCTTGACTTGTGAATGGTAAGAAATATGTTTTATATTATTACTATTTGTTTTTTACTTTTGAAGCTAGAAtcaataatcaaaataaaaaataaacaaggcCCATAATCATTCGGAATGGTACCAAGTAATAGCCGGACTGATCCACTCTAcatctactctctctctctgccaacCACTACGCTCTGCCTCTCACATGTTGCTCGTCGCCCGTCGCCAAGCAACCCCAATGTGTCGACGATTGATGAACCGTAgatcttacgaatttgtagaatagatggGGATTcttcgagtagacgaatcatagGAAAATACAAAGGGGTTTTTATACAGTATCGGACCTCATTTAGCATAATAACACTacatcatgtttatcttgtattgaacaGAGTTTGTTATAGAGGGGTGTGGCTAGCCtggatggatctaaacctagtcgatgacTTCCTTGCTCTGGTTGCAATGGCTTGTGtctcttttttcccttctcTTCCACAAGGGTCCCaggctctatatatatatatgggggtttcGTACATCCTCTAGAGTCTTTCTtccattcttagagataaacttttctGTTTACGAGGTACCCTGGACTCCTATGGGCGGTTTCCTTTCAATCAGGGATCCCTTCccaaagataaagatatgccctaAGATTTGCGTGAAACCCTGTGGTGCCCAAATATAGT includes:
- the LOC133919947 gene encoding UDP-glycosyltransferase 88A1-like — encoded protein: MKQTVVLYPGAGVGHVVPMAELAKVFLNHGYDVTMVLIPLPFKSADFGAGVIERIAASNPSITFHVLPPIPLADFTSSGKHPFLLMLQMLHQYNENLESFLCSIPRQRLHSLVIDMFVVDPIDVATKMGIPVYTFVPSGASALVVLTQVPTLLASRQTGLKELGDTPLEFLGVPPMPASHLVKELLENPEDEMCKTMANIIKRGMNTRGVLVNTFESLESQAVQALRDPLCVSGQVLPPIYCVGPLVGNGARDGEKAERHECLAWLDAQPERSVVFLCFGSMGALPEEQLKEIAVGLDKSSQRFLWVVRTPASIDDPKRFLEQRPDPDLDALLPEEFLERTKDRGLVVKSWAPQVEVLHHPATGAFVTHCGWNSTQEGIMAGIPMLCWPLYAEQKMNKVFMTEDMGVGVEMEGYRMGFIKAEEVEAKVRLVMESTEGRELKARVAARKKEAEAALEVGGSSQAAFLQFLSDVENIGEQLGK